One stretch of Pseudomonadota bacterium DNA includes these proteins:
- a CDS encoding AAA family ATPase, which yields MVKGIVVQSRNTRNGDLHRVRSRKWVFVPEKNSNPSVIPTQGGTFKGIKRKNILIAGGSGTYDIDTCKSYESVKRFAVKENFAVPGYPSFLFKEMAGLLWLMGKKAMLRKFLFFSYEKQIQYLRNPYLLYYRGHLDFHSAHVISERTQQPGSLAEKVYATSYHVVDEAYGNAQGSLPFSIVVEKVSRLLDLEQGDVSSVMEEIAKLPHHKIVFSYNRIYLSSVFFLSRKALMMLTDNPETFQIFSTDDDHIRSLMDHRYTILSGTAGTGKTTLLKKIASMSSRVILSATTGKAAKLLGSNAVTIHSLLGYGRKGFSVDTLDCDLLIVDEASMLDWYILHAILKAAPRVVFSGDPGQLPPVEGESVFRIMTDVLPIVELTKKWRFANSGGPSVNVYHVDNDFSAMRLVKKIATSLKDHGKTFQVITPVHGGPLGTRQLNLLLQKIINPQSERVFREIKAQDKVIVTENVYVDGELIASNGQMGYVVSKDMEFIGVQFPSDGDGTVLIEPKDIELAYALTVHKFQGSESDYVIFVIPSRTDREFLTDEMMLVGTTRGKKMTYVIDGLGVC from the coding sequence ATGGTTAAGGGTATTGTCGTACAGTCAAGAAATACCAGAAATGGCGACTTGCACCGTGTAAGAAGCAGGAAATGGGTCTTTGTACCCGAGAAGAATAGCAATCCTTCCGTGATCCCCACACAAGGGGGCACATTTAAAGGAATAAAAAGGAAAAACATACTCATTGCCGGTGGTTCAGGGACATACGACATCGATACCTGCAAGTCATATGAGAGCGTCAAGAGGTTTGCCGTCAAAGAGAATTTTGCCGTCCCGGGTTACCCTTCGTTTTTATTCAAAGAGATGGCCGGGCTACTGTGGCTTATGGGGAAGAAGGCGATGCTCAGGAAGTTCTTGTTCTTCTCCTACGAGAAGCAAATACAATATCTCCGGAACCCCTACCTCCTTTACTACAGGGGACACCTCGATTTTCACTCCGCACATGTCATATCTGAGAGGACACAGCAACCCGGATCTCTTGCAGAAAAGGTATATGCAACAAGTTATCACGTTGTTGATGAAGCATATGGCAACGCACAGGGATCCCTGCCCTTTTCCATCGTAGTCGAGAAGGTATCCCGGCTTCTCGACTTAGAACAAGGTGACGTATCCTCGGTCATGGAAGAAATTGCAAAACTCCCGCATCACAAGATTGTCTTCAGCTATAACCGTATTTACCTGAGTTCCGTCTTTTTTCTTAGCAGGAAGGCGCTCATGATGTTGACCGATAACCCCGAAACATTCCAGATTTTTTCAACGGATGATGATCATATCCGTAGTTTGATGGATCACAGATACACGATACTGTCAGGGACAGCAGGGACAGGGAAAACGACCTTACTCAAGAAGATCGCCTCGATGTCAAGCCGTGTTATCCTGTCGGCAACAACAGGCAAAGCAGCAAAGCTGCTGGGCAGCAATGCCGTCACCATCCACAGTCTGCTCGGATACGGCAGGAAAGGGTTTTCTGTAGATACCCTGGATTGTGACCTGCTTATAGTGGATGAGGCGTCTATGCTTGACTGGTATATTCTTCATGCAATTCTCAAGGCAGCCCCAAGAGTGGTATTCTCAGGCGACCCCGGACAGCTTCCTCCCGTTGAAGGGGAAAGCGTTTTCAGAATAATGACCGATGTTCTCCCCATTGTTGAACTCACAAAAAAGTGGAGATTTGCCAATAGCGGTGGACCCTCTGTGAATGTTTATCATGTAGACAATGACTTCTCGGCCATGCGGCTTGTCAAGAAGATAGCAACGTCACTCAAAGATCATGGCAAGACATTTCAGGTCATCACACCTGTTCACGGAGGTCCGTTAGGGACAAGACAATTGAACTTGTTACTACAGAAGATCATCAACCCGCAATCGGAAAGAGTCTTCCGGGAGATTAAGGCACAAGACAAGGTGATCGTCACTGAGAATGTTTACGTTGACGGCGAACTCATTGCCTCGAACGGCCAGATGGGGTATGTCGTATCAAAGGATATGGAATTTATCGGTGTGCAATTCCCCTCAGACGGAGATGGAACGGTATTAATTGAACCAAAGGATATAGAACTTGCCTATGCACTCACGGTACACAAGTTTCAGGGGAGTGAAAGCGATTATGTGATTTTTGTGATACCTTCCAGGACAGACAGGGAGTTTTTGACAGACGAGATGATGCTTGTCGGGACAACGAGAGGCAAGAAGATGACGTATGTGATAGATGGATTAGGAGTGTGCTAA